The following coding sequences lie in one Lolium perenne isolate Kyuss_39 chromosome 2, Kyuss_2.0, whole genome shotgun sequence genomic window:
- the LOC127336191 gene encoding gamma-aminobutyrate transaminase 1, mitochondrial has protein sequence MIARGLLRSNASSQANKLVKYLTGTGSVQGHADSLANASVRHFSSAPSPQSNSTEENGFKGHGMLAPFTAGWQSSDVHPLIIDRSEGSYVYDNNGNKYLDSLAGLWCTALGGSEPRLVKAATDQLNKLPFYHSFWNRTTKPTLDLADDLLSMFTARKMGKAFFTNSGSEANDSQVKLVWYYNNALGRPDKKKFIARSKAYHGSTLISASLTGLPALHQKFDLPAPFVLHTDCPHYWRFHLPGETEEEFATRLANNLENLILKEGPETIAAFIAEPVMGAGGVIPPPKTYFDKVQAVVKKYDILFIVDEVITAFGRLGTMFGSDMYNIKPDLVTLAKALSSAYVPIGATLVSPEIADVIDSQSNKLGSFAHGFTYSGHPVACAVAIEALKIYRERNIPDHVKQIAPRFQEGTKAFAGSPIVGEIRGVGLILGTEFADNKSRDSPFPAEWGVGAIFGQECQKRGMLVRVAGDSIMMSPPLTITADEVDELVSIYGKAMKATEERVAELKSKKN, from the exons ATGATTGCGCGCGGCCTGCTCCGATCCAATGCGTCCTCGCAG GCAAACAAACTAGTGAAGTATTTAACCGGCACTGGGAGTGTACAAGGGCATGCAGATAGTTTGGCAAATGCATCAGTCAGACATTTCAGTTCAGCGCCGTCTCCTCAGTCTAACTCAACTGAAGAAAATGG GTTTAAGGGGCATGGCATGTTGGCTCCATTCACAGCTGGATGGCAGAGCAGCGATGTGCACCCGCTGATTATTGACAGATCTGAG GGTTCTTATGTTTATGACAACAATGGGAATAAGTATCTAGATTCTCTTGCTGGACTATGGTGTACAGCTTTAG GTGGTAGTGAGCCTCGATTAGTCAAAGCTGCAACTGACCAATTAAATAAGTTACCCTTCTATCACTCATTTTGGAATCGTACAACCAAGCCAACATTG GATCTCGCGGACGACCTTCTTAGCATGTTCACTGCAAGGAAAATGGGAAAGGCATTCTTCACAAATAGTGGTTCAGAAGCAAATGACTCACAG GTCAAACTAGTATGGTATTATAACAATGCATTGGGGAGGCCAGACAAGAAAAAGTTTATTGCACGATCAAAAGC ATATCACGGATCGACATTGATATCAGCTAGTCTCACTGG tcttcctgccctGCACCAGAAGTTTGATCTACCTGCACCTTTTGTTCTGCACACAGACTGCCCTCACTACTGGCGCTTCCATCTTCCCG GTGAGACAGAAGAAGAATTTGCCACAAGACTTGCAAATAATTTGGAGAATCTTATCCTCAAGGAAGGACCAGAAACA ATTGCTGCGTTCATTGCTGAGCCTGTGATGGGTGCTGGCGGTGTCATCCCACCTCCAAAGACCTATTTTGATAAG GTTCAAGCAGTGGTTAAGAAGTACGACATCCTTTTCATAGTAGACGAG GTCATTACCGCATTTGGAAGGTTGGGAACCATGTTTGGATCTGATATGTATAACATCAAGCCAGATCTAGTCACCTTAGCCAAG GCTCTTTCATCTGCCTATGTCCCCATTGGCGCAACCCTTGTTAGCCCTGAAATAGCAGATGTGATTGATTCTCAGAGCAATAAGCTTG GTTCATTTGCTCATGGCTTTACATATTCTGGTCATCCAGTTGCTTGCGCTGTCGCCATTGAAGCGCTGAAAATCTATCG GGAAAGGAATATTCCTGATCATGTGAAGCAAATTGCTCCGCGCTTCCAGGAGGGAACAAAGGCCTTTGCAGGAAGTCCAATCGTTGGGGAG ATCCGTGGTGTAGGGTTGATACTTGGAACTGAATTTGCTGACAATAAATCACGAGATAGTCCATTCCCTGCAGAATGGG GCGTTGGTGCTATCTTCGGACAGGAGTGCCAGAAGCGTGGCATGCTGGTTAGGGTTGCCGGAGACAGCATTATGATGTCGCCGCCATTGACAATTACAGCCGACGAAGTAGATGAG CTAGTGAGCATATATGGGAAAGCTATGAAGGCCACTGAGGAGAGAGTGGCCGAGCTCAAATCCAAGAAAAATTAG
- the LOC127336193 gene encoding BIIDXI-like protein At5g11420, translating into MAADGARRVALLFLLLCGAAARHASAGDGALLNGNFEYPPNRSQMNGTTVTGEHAIPYWRITGLVEYIDSGKSLGPGDMVLAVPEGVHALRLGNGASVRQQLSVTRGAYYSVTFSASRTCAQAEWLNLSAVPIGGNEAATPASDIPIQTVYSASGWDSYAWAFRAERGIVTFVIHHGDEGVDDPACGPIVDAVAIKKLRAPSDTGGGGGNLLRNGDFEEGPYIIPGTACGVLVPPMDEDDVSPLPGWMVMSYSKVAKYVDAAHYAVPGGARAVELVVGSEVALVQEVDTVPGAACRMEFSVGDARDGCVACAPELPPMRVVAAATGAQGTVTVEYPSRGTGGHMRGKLEFTAQGNRTRVVLYSSGYHTMADTTGTLCGPVVDDVSLVCACKPPPTRRLLRR; encoded by the exons ATGGCGGCCGACGGTGCGCGCCGAGTCGCGCTGCTCTTCTTGCTCCTCTGCGGGGCAGCTGCCCGACATGCTTCCGCCGGAGACG GCGCGCTGCTGAACGGCAACTTCGAGTACCCGCCCAACAGGTCCCAGATGAACGGCACGACGGTGACGGGCGAGCACGCCATCCCCTACTGGAGGATCACCGGCCTCGTCGAGTACATCGACTCCGGCAAGAGCCTGGGCCCCGGCGACATGGTCCTGGCGGTGCCGGAGGGCGTGCACGCGCTgcgcctcggcaacggcgcctccGTGCGGCAGCAGCTCAGCGTCACCCGCGGCGCCTACTACTCCGTCACATTCAGCGCCTCGCGCACCTGCGCGCAGGCCGAGTGGCTCAACCTCTCCGCGGTCCCCATTGGCGGCAACGAAGCCGCGACGCCGGCCAGCGACATCCCCATCCAGACCGTGTACAGCGCCAGCGGCTGGGACTCCTACGCCTGGGCCTTCCGCGCCGAGCGGGGCATCGTCACCTTCGTCATCCACCACGGCGACGAGGGCGTGGACGACCCGGCCTGCGGCCCCATCGTCGACGCCGTCGCCATCAAGAAGCTCCGCGCGCCTAGCGACACCGGGGGCGGCGGCGGAAACCTGCTGAGGAACGGGGACTTCGAGGAGGGGCCCTATATCATCCCGGGGACGGCGTGCGGGGTGCTGGTGCCGCCCATGGACGAGGACGATGTGTCGCCGCTGCCGGGCTGGATGGTCATGTCCTACTCCAAGGTGGCCAAGTACGTCGACGCCGCGCACTACGCGGTGCCAGGCGGCGCGCGGGCCGTGGAGCTGGTGGTCGGCTCGGAGGTGGCGCTGGTGCAGGAGGTGGACACCGTGCCGGGAGCGGCGTGCAGGATGGAGTTCTCCGTCGGGGATGCCCGGGACGGGTGCGTGGCGTGCGCGCCAGAGCTGCCGCCCATGCGCGTGGTGGCGGCGGCCACGGGGGCACAGGGGACGGTCACCGTCGAGTATCCATCCCGGGGCACGGGCGGGCACATGCGCGGCAAGCTCGAGTTCACGGCGCAGGGGAACCGGACGAGAGTGGTGCTCTATAGCTCGGGGTATCATACCATGGCCGACACCACCGGCACGCTCTGTGGGCCCGTCGTCGACGACGTCTCGCTCGTTTGCGCTTGCAAGCCGCCGCCTACTCGCCGGCTGCTACGTCGCTAG